The Acidobacteriota bacterium genome has a window encoding:
- a CDS encoding integration host factor subunit alpha: MVKADLARIVYERHGGITFKEAQQIVDLMIQEIKDRLLAGENVKLSGFGSLNVIDRKPRMGRNPQTGERIQLAASRYVTFRPSRAVKSEVQS, from the coding sequence ATGGTGAAAGCGGATTTAGCTCGTATCGTCTACGAGCGTCATGGCGGAATTACGTTCAAAGAGGCCCAGCAGATCGTCGATCTGATGATCCAGGAAATCAAGGACCGTTTGCTCGCCGGCGAGAACGTCAAGCTGTCGGGTTTCGGTTCTCTCAACGTGATTGACCGCAAGCCGCGCATGGGACGCAATCCTCAGACGGGCGAACGCATCCAGTTGGCAGCCAGCCGCTATGTCACGTTTCGTCCTTCGCGGGCGGTCAAGTCCGAAGTCCAGTCATGA
- the der gene encoding ribosome biogenesis GTPase Der gives MYRVAICGRPNVGKSTLFNRMTGSRRAIVGDEPGITRDRIIEVAEWGDRQFEVIDTGGILPEEKDLIPEKILEQASLAFGDADLLLLVVDLRAGMTPLDESLNALLRGTGKPYAVVANKADVEKLEDDALEFHALGVEQVFPVSAEHGRGIGDLLDWVVEKVPRQQAEEEPEEEIRVAIIGRPNVGKSSLLNRLVGEERVIVTDLPGTTRDAVDTRVEQQGQRYRIIDTAGIRRKGKTHEMAEKLSVVMARKSMVRSDVVLLVIDAVEGATKLDATIAGYAFEAGKSVIIVVNKWDLIDKDAHTLVSKEADFRRRLRFLDFAPMIFVSALSGQRVSKILNLVREAYQARYIRVPTAELNKLMEKVMKPHLASSGSSRKFPLKYGTQAGVAPPTFVLFTRGGKPLHFSTQRFFINQLRQAFGFYAAPIRLLERRSKPSKAARKR, from the coding sequence ATGTACAGAGTCGCTATCTGCGGACGTCCCAATGTGGGCAAGTCGACGCTTTTCAACCGCATGACCGGTTCACGCCGGGCCATCGTGGGAGACGAGCCCGGAATCACCCGCGACCGGATCATCGAAGTGGCCGAGTGGGGCGATCGCCAATTCGAAGTCATCGACACCGGAGGCATCCTTCCCGAAGAGAAAGACCTGATCCCGGAAAAGATCCTTGAGCAGGCCTCTCTGGCCTTCGGCGATGCCGACCTTTTGCTGTTGGTAGTCGACCTGCGGGCCGGCATGACTCCCCTCGACGAGTCCCTCAACGCCCTTCTCCGCGGCACCGGAAAGCCCTACGCGGTGGTGGCCAACAAGGCCGATGTGGAAAAGCTCGAGGACGACGCGCTCGAGTTTCATGCGCTGGGGGTCGAACAGGTCTTCCCCGTCTCGGCCGAACACGGACGCGGCATCGGCGACCTTCTCGACTGGGTTGTCGAGAAGGTTCCCCGGCAGCAGGCTGAAGAAGAGCCCGAGGAGGAGATCCGGGTGGCCATCATTGGACGCCCTAACGTGGGAAAGTCCTCCCTGCTCAACCGCCTGGTGGGCGAAGAACGGGTCATCGTCACCGACTTGCCCGGCACCACCCGCGACGCCGTCGACACCCGGGTCGAGCAGCAGGGCCAACGCTACCGCATCATCGACACGGCCGGCATCCGCCGCAAGGGCAAGACCCATGAGATGGCCGAGAAGCTGAGCGTGGTGATGGCACGCAAGAGCATGGTGCGCAGCGACGTGGTGCTGCTGGTGATCGATGCCGTCGAAGGAGCCACCAAACTGGACGCCACCATAGCCGGGTACGCCTTCGAGGCCGGAAAGTCGGTCATCATCGTGGTCAACAAGTGGGATCTGATCGACAAGGACGCCCACACCCTGGTCTCGAAAGAGGCCGATTTCAGGCGGCGCCTGCGCTTCCTCGATTTCGCGCCCATGATCTTCGTTTCGGCGCTGAGCGGCCAGCGCGTGTCCAAGATTCTGAACCTGGTCCGCGAGGCCTACCAGGCGCGCTACATCCGCGTCCCTACCGCCGAACTCAACAAGCTGATGGAAAAGGTCATGAAGCCCCACCTGGCCTCTTCCGGATCGTCCCGCAAGTTCCCTCTCAAGTACGGGACTCAAGCCGGGGTCGCTCCTCCCACCTTCGTGCTCTTCACGCGGGGCGGCAAGCCTTTGCACTTCTCGACCCAGCGCTTTTTCATCAACCAGTTGCGCCAGGCCTTCGGTTTCTATGCGGCCCCGATCCGCCTGCTGGAACGGCGCTCAAAGCCCTCAAAAGCGGCGCGCAAGAGATGA